Proteins encoded by one window of Cylindrospermum stagnale PCC 7417:
- a CDS encoding mechanosensitive ion channel family protein, whose translation MNILIILGEVIFLIVIFSLFNLLIGLMFKQFAKLSWLQGRTGDITFMRRSISRLLILISVLLCLALIGVNGMVIYRGGNIQEFQLNLIRSLPTEFWINIFTASLKSVSLLMLVKLSIAPLNISIDWACDYAKKADQIKANDASIEAFFRVLKRIIIHCVWISSIIICAKFLYLPQVVSKYLFITLKIYITITVGLLIVKAVATIVDTLDALSLKYSSSNDILRLYERLRHLIPLFKKSLEYVLYIGIVNLVVPEIEPIAWISAYTPRIVQIIGVYFISNVLIEITYFILDEFYLKTTNLNDSQQQKRLTLIPLIRSFAKYFIYFTGGVTILKLIGIDPAPILAGAGIVGIAVGLGAQNLINDVVCGFLILFENYYLVGDYVEVGKVEERNIEGIVEAIELRTTHVRHPDGQLQIVRNGDIGSIINFSKQYIYARVEVSVSYDSNLDHVYRVVEKVGQQLKIDEEDVLEPTRVAGLEHFGENNLLLLTLTKVKPGKHLHIQRVLRKILKDTFSQEEIEICGFSKN comes from the coding sequence ATGAACATACTAATTATCCTGGGTGAAGTCATATTTTTAATAGTCATTTTCTCGCTATTTAACTTGCTGATAGGCTTAATGTTTAAGCAGTTCGCTAAACTTTCTTGGCTGCAAGGAAGAACTGGAGATATCACCTTCATGCGCCGGAGTATCAGCAGACTTTTAATTTTAATTTCTGTGCTTCTGTGTCTGGCGCTGATTGGTGTGAATGGGATGGTGATTTATCGAGGTGGAAACATCCAGGAATTTCAACTTAATCTTATTCGCAGTCTTCCTACTGAATTTTGGATTAATATCTTCACAGCGAGCTTAAAAAGTGTGAGTTTGCTAATGCTAGTTAAATTGAGCATAGCACCTTTAAACATTAGTATAGACTGGGCTTGTGATTACGCCAAAAAAGCTGATCAAATCAAGGCTAATGATGCGAGTATCGAGGCTTTTTTTAGAGTCTTAAAAAGAATCATTATTCATTGTGTCTGGATATCTTCTATTATCATCTGTGCTAAATTTCTTTATCTCCCACAAGTCGTTTCTAAATATCTTTTCATTACCTTAAAAATATACATTACTATCACAGTTGGTTTACTCATTGTCAAAGCCGTTGCTACTATCGTTGATACTCTTGACGCACTGAGTCTTAAATACTCTAGTTCTAACGATATACTGCGTTTATACGAGCGTTTACGCCACTTAATCCCCCTCTTCAAAAAATCTTTAGAATACGTCCTCTATATCGGCATAGTAAATCTTGTTGTTCCAGAAATAGAACCTATCGCTTGGATAAGTGCTTATACCCCTAGAATTGTGCAGATTATTGGGGTTTATTTTATTAGCAATGTTTTGATTGAAATCACTTACTTCATTCTTGATGAGTTCTACTTAAAAACTACAAATCTAAATGACTCACAGCAACAAAAACGGCTGACGCTGATTCCTTTAATCCGGAGTTTCGCCAAATATTTCATTTACTTTACTGGCGGAGTGACTATACTCAAGCTGATTGGTATCGATCCTGCGCCGATCTTAGCAGGTGCAGGAATTGTGGGTATAGCAGTTGGTCTTGGGGCGCAAAACCTGATTAATGATGTTGTTTGTGGATTTTTGATTTTGTTTGAGAACTATTACTTGGTAGGTGATTATGTTGAAGTTGGGAAAGTGGAAGAGAGGAATATTGAGGGGATTGTAGAGGCGATTGAACTGCGGACCACTCACGTCCGCCATCCTGATGGTCAATTGCAGATTGTTCGGAATGGGGATATTGGATCAATTATCAATTTCTCCAAGCAGTATATATATGCAAGGGTGGAAGTTAGCGTTTCCTATGACTCCAATTTAGACCATGTGTATAGGGTGGTTGAGAAGGTAGGACAGCAGTTAAAGATAGATGAAGAGGATGTTCTAGAACCCACGCGAGTAGCCGGACTAGAACATTTTGGTGAGAATAATTTATTGCTGCTGACGCTGACAAAAGTCAAGCCTGGAAAACACCTTCATATTCAGCGTGTTCTCCGCAAGATATTGAAGGATACTTTTAGCCAAGAAGAAATTGAAATTTGCGGTTTTTCCAAGAATTGA
- a CDS encoding AAA-like domain-containing protein has translation MLTLPSPNPSYQVGGSLPFNASTYVRRQADEVLFQGLLRGEFCYVFNSRQMGKSSLRVQSTHRLQAEGVRCGVIDITAIGTREVTPEQWYASILGLLVKTFKLDVNLLSWWRDRTHLSFVNRLSDFFDSVLLTQISAPIVIFIDEIDSVLSLKFSTDDFFALIRACYNRRAEQPEYHRLTFALFGVATPGDLISDATRTPFNVGQAIELRGFQLTEATPLMAGLTWVIPDADFTLQRILYWTGGQPFLTQKLCQMLVHRCAELKPTTKDFIDSFVQTHILRNWESQDQPEHLKTIRDRLLYSEQRVGRLLGIYQQILQGVEIPALECREQRELLLSGLVFKQAGLLQVKNRIYQEVFNAEWVEKQLSALRPYSQAFDAWTNSQKTDESRLLRGQALKDAQLWSQGKSLSDIDYQFLAASQECDGAERPLEAIAKKSNLL, from the coding sequence ATGCTCACCTTACCTAGCCCTAATCCATCCTATCAAGTTGGTGGTAGTCTGCCCTTTAATGCTTCTACCTATGTCAGAAGACAGGCAGATGAGGTGCTATTTCAGGGATTGTTGCGTGGTGAGTTTTGCTACGTGTTTAATTCTCGGCAAATGGGTAAATCTAGCTTGCGGGTACAGAGCACTCACCGCCTGCAAGCAGAAGGAGTCCGCTGTGGTGTAATTGATATCACTGCTATTGGCACGCGGGAGGTGACACCAGAACAGTGGTATGCTTCCATTTTGGGGCTTTTGGTCAAGACTTTTAAGCTAGATGTAAATTTGCTGAGTTGGTGGCGCGATCGCACTCATCTATCCTTTGTTAATCGGTTGAGTGACTTTTTTGATAGCGTTCTGCTGACGCAAATCTCAGCACCCATCGTGATTTTCATTGATGAGATTGATAGCGTCCTCAGTCTGAAATTTTCCACGGACGACTTTTTTGCCCTGATTCGTGCTTGTTATAATCGACGAGCCGAACAGCCTGAGTATCACCGGCTCACTTTTGCTTTATTTGGTGTAGCCACTCCTGGAGACTTGATTTCCGACGCCACCCGAACTCCGTTTAACGTTGGACAAGCGATCGAATTACGGGGTTTTCAACTCACCGAAGCAACTCCGCTCATGGCTGGATTGACGTGGGTTATCCCTGATGCCGATTTCACCCTGCAACGCATTCTCTACTGGACAGGGGGACAGCCATTTTTGACGCAAAAGTTGTGTCAGATGCTGGTACACAGGTGTGCTGAGTTAAAGCCAACTACTAAAGATTTTATTGACTCTTTCGTCCAGACTCATATTCTCCGCAATTGGGAAAGCCAAGATCAGCCAGAGCATTTGAAAACAATTCGCGATCGCCTACTTTATAGCGAACAACGAGTTGGACGATTGCTAGGCATTTATCAGCAAATTTTGCAAGGTGTGGAAATACCCGCTCTGGAGTGCCGAGAACAGCGCGAACTTTTGCTATCGGGATTAGTTTTCAAACAAGCAGGATTGCTTCAGGTAAAAAACCGCATTTATCAAGAAGTGTTTAATGCCGAATGGGTAGAAAAGCAACTGAGTGCCTTGCGTCCTTATTCCCAAGCCTTTGACGCTTGGACTAATTCCCAGAAAACCGATGAATCTCGGCTATTACGGGGGCAGGCGCTAAAAGATGCTCAACTCTGGTCTCAGGGCAAAAGTTTAAGTGATATAGATTATCAGTTTTTAGCAGCGAGTCAAGAATGCGATGGCGCGGAGCGCCCGCTGGAAGCGATCGCAAAGAAGTCCAACTTGCTTTAG
- a CDS encoding WD40 repeat domain-containing protein, which produces MRWRGAPAGSDRKEVQLALEAARAQFVEARLIGEEKTAKLQRFLLVAVGMGLLISTGLGIETFVQYRQTLKSERLARISEVQALVSSSEGLFASHRRLDALIEAIKAQQKLLLLGEADTKTEHQVENILRQAVYQADEYNRLSGHQAAVMAVDISPDSKLIASASVDKTVKLWLRDGTEVATFKGHQAIIRAVKFSPDGQLIASGGDDGTMKLWQRNGTLLKNFQGHSAGIWGVAFSPDGQIIATASIDKTVKLWHKDGSLLRTLQGHHAGVAAVAFSSDSQIIASASGDKTVKLWNKDGSLLKTLDGHTSVVSAVVFSPDGQIIASSGGDKTVKLWKRDGSLLRTLEGHTSVVSAVVFSPDGQRVASASRDQTVKLWNLDGTELTTFRGHSAGIWGIAWSPDGSFIASAGAENTVRLWQSQNPLRTTVTAHKAAIWAIALSSDSSTIATGSEDGTTKLWSRQGKLLMTLTEQNAVIYAVALSRDGKLMASGRNDNTVNVWNRNGGAVSAAMPGRLIATLVGHKATVFALAFSPDGQTLASGSQDNTLKLWRRDGRLLHTLTENHAPVWQVVFSPDGQLVASAGGDGTVKLWQLDGTLVRTFRGHTAVVWRVAFSLDGKMVASGSGDNTVKLWTVDGKLVRTFRGHAAAVWGVAFSPDGQIIASGSVDNTVKLWKLDGTELTTLRGHSAAIRGVVYGSDGTFVATVSEDNTLIMWNVQRILNLDLLGYGCDRVRDYLQTNRSVEDSDRHLCDRYASNH; this is translated from the coding sequence ATGCGATGGCGCGGAGCGCCCGCTGGAAGCGATCGCAAAGAAGTCCAACTTGCTTTAGAAGCAGCACGCGCTCAATTCGTAGAAGCACGACTGATTGGCGAGGAAAAAACCGCTAAACTGCAAAGATTTTTGTTAGTTGCAGTGGGTATGGGATTGCTCATCTCTACCGGATTGGGTATAGAAACTTTTGTTCAGTACCGCCAAACACTCAAGAGCGAACGTCTGGCCAGAATCAGCGAAGTTCAGGCGTTGGTGTCCTCTTCTGAGGGACTGTTTGCTTCACATCGCCGCTTGGATGCACTGATAGAAGCTATTAAAGCTCAACAAAAACTGCTGCTTCTCGGTGAGGCAGATACAAAGACCGAGCATCAAGTTGAAAATATCCTGCGGCAAGCCGTTTATCAAGCAGATGAATACAATCGGTTATCAGGGCATCAAGCCGCTGTTATGGCAGTGGATATCAGTCCTGATAGTAAGCTCATTGCCTCAGCGAGTGTAGATAAAACAGTTAAACTATGGCTGCGGGATGGTACAGAGGTGGCAACTTTCAAAGGTCATCAGGCGATCATTAGAGCAGTTAAATTTAGCCCTGACGGTCAGTTGATTGCTTCGGGTGGTGATGATGGGACGATGAAACTTTGGCAGCGCAACGGCACTTTGTTGAAAAATTTTCAGGGTCACAGTGCTGGCATCTGGGGAGTTGCCTTTAGCCCTGACGGTCAAATTATTGCCACCGCCAGTATAGACAAAACTGTAAAACTTTGGCACAAAGACGGTAGCCTGCTAAGAACGCTCCAAGGTCATCATGCTGGGGTAGCCGCAGTAGCTTTTAGTTCGGATAGTCAGATAATTGCTTCGGCAAGTGGAGATAAAACGGTCAAACTCTGGAACAAAGACGGCAGTTTGCTGAAAACCCTAGACGGTCATACTTCTGTGGTCTCCGCAGTCGTGTTTAGTCCAGACGGTCAGATTATTGCTTCGTCCGGTGGAGACAAAACGGTCAAACTCTGGAAAAGGGACGGCAGTTTGCTGAGAACCCTAGAAGGTCATACTTCTGTGGTCTCCGCAGTCGTGTTTAGTCCAGACGGTCAGAGGGTTGCCTCTGCAAGTCGAGATCAAACTGTAAAACTTTGGAACCTTGACGGCACAGAACTGACAACGTTTAGAGGTCACAGTGCTGGAATTTGGGGGATAGCTTGGAGTCCCGACGGCAGTTTTATTGCTTCGGCGGGTGCAGAAAACACCGTCAGACTGTGGCAGAGTCAAAACCCATTGCGGACAACAGTTACTGCACATAAAGCTGCGATTTGGGCGATCGCGCTGAGTTCTGATAGTTCTACCATCGCTACAGGCAGCGAGGACGGTACAACTAAGCTTTGGAGTCGTCAAGGCAAATTGCTCATGACTTTGACTGAACAAAATGCAGTGATTTATGCTGTTGCTCTGAGTCGGGATGGCAAGTTAATGGCTTCTGGCAGAAACGATAATACAGTGAACGTCTGGAATCGCAACGGTGGGGCGGTAAGCGCAGCTATGCCCGGAAGGCTGATCGCCACTTTGGTAGGTCATAAGGCTACGGTTTTTGCATTAGCTTTCAGTCCTGATGGTCAAACCCTTGCTTCCGGAAGTCAAGATAACACTCTCAAGCTTTGGCGACGCGACGGCAGATTACTGCATACCCTCACAGAAAATCATGCTCCTGTTTGGCAGGTGGTGTTTAGCCCTGACGGTCAGCTTGTTGCCTCCGCTGGGGGGGATGGTACTGTGAAGTTGTGGCAGCTTGATGGTACGTTGGTGAGAACTTTCCGAGGTCATACTGCTGTGGTCTGGAGAGTTGCTTTTAGCCTTGACGGTAAGATGGTCGCTTCTGGCAGTGGGGATAATACGGTTAAGCTTTGGACAGTCGATGGTAAGTTGGTGAGAACTTTCCGAGGTCATGCGGCTGCGGTGTGGGGAGTTGCCTTTAGCCCTGACGGTCAAATTATCGCTTCTGGGAGTGTGGACAACACGGTGAAGCTTTGGAAGCTTGATGGCACAGAATTAACGACTCTTAGAGGCCACAGTGCGGCGATTAGGGGAGTAGTCTATGGCAGCGATGGAACGTTTGTGGCAACTGTCAGTGAGGATAATACGCTAATTATGTGGAATGTGCAGCGAATTCTGAATTTGGATTTACTGGGTTATGGTTGCGATCGCGTGCGGGATTACTTGCAAACGAATCGGTCGGTAGAAGATAGCGATCGCCATTTGTGCGATCGCTATGCCTCTAATCACTAA
- a CDS encoding DUF2854 domain-containing protein, protein MLGKISLGTLGLTIGGILIITGFIAYAADNATLNLVGFFYGFPLFLGGLALKANELKPIPFSQATTPSVLSLRSQQATVTQNRIRTDITRFCYGQKGHLDRALDYLGLSPTDEERPIVTGLRETEIDGAYALTVEFDSPLIPMNIWQQKQEKMTKYFAPGVEVKITQPDEDRIELTLITTQAA, encoded by the coding sequence ATGCTCGGCAAAATTTCTTTGGGAACACTCGGTTTAACCATCGGTGGCATATTAATCATCACGGGCTTCATTGCCTACGCTGCTGATAATGCCACTCTCAATCTTGTAGGATTTTTTTACGGCTTTCCTCTATTTCTGGGAGGACTGGCGCTCAAAGCCAATGAACTCAAGCCTATACCCTTTAGTCAAGCTACCACACCGTCAGTGTTGAGCCTGCGATCGCAGCAAGCCACTGTGACTCAAAATAGAATTCGCACAGACATCACGCGATTTTGCTACGGTCAAAAAGGTCATCTTGATCGGGCCCTCGACTACCTGGGTCTGAGTCCCACTGATGAAGAACGACCAATAGTCACTGGTTTACGAGAAACAGAAATCGATGGGGCTTATGCCTTAACTGTAGAGTTTGATTCACCACTGATTCCAATGAATATTTGGCAGCAAAAGCAGGAGAAAATGACCAAATATTTTGCTCCTGGAGTCGAGGTTAAAATTACACAGCCAGATGAAGATAGAATTGAACTGACGCTGATTACTACTCAAGCAGCATGA
- a CDS encoding chlororespiratory reduction protein 7 gives MPDPLMYQQDTFVLLETNRPEQFLTAPELLEKLTKALEELKLQDLPPDVQKLTTVAAQAQYLIDTSCELDIGPGQYLQWYAVRLEK, from the coding sequence ATGCCAGACCCATTAATGTATCAGCAGGATACTTTTGTTCTTCTAGAAACAAACCGACCGGAACAATTTCTCACGGCACCAGAGTTATTAGAAAAGCTCACCAAAGCTCTAGAAGAACTCAAGCTTCAGGATTTACCGCCCGATGTGCAAAAATTGACGACAGTGGCAGCTCAAGCACAATATTTAATCGACACTAGTTGTGAGTTGGATATTGGACCAGGGCAATACTTGCAATGGTATGCAGTGCGCTTAGAAAAGTAA
- a CDS encoding response regulator: MSGISPFSLGQQPPLVLVADDDKIMRSLLREAMEQEGYRVVEVTDGKQCLDAFMTVKPDIVLLDAVMPVMDGFTCCKHLLQIARNNLMSALATFDTDSALGNTVISKLWGRTPIVMITSLNDESSVDLAFEAGATDYVTKPIHWPVLRQRLRRLLQQAQVYKQLEAANQALQQLANVDALTNLANRRRFDDYLKAQWINLAQDKLPLSLILCDIDFFKFYNDQYGHPAGDVCLHKVGAVLSSKAQKTQDLVARYGGEEFAVIMPNTKAFGAFYVAEAMQAGVRDLQIVHQRSPVSKYVTLSMGVATTVPTWEVSPIDLIVAADKALYQAKAQGRDQIFPKQASR; this comes from the coding sequence ATGTCAGGCATAAGCCCATTTTCTCTAGGACAGCAACCCCCTTTGGTTTTGGTGGCTGATGATGACAAGATAATGCGATCGCTATTGCGTGAAGCTATGGAACAAGAAGGCTATCGCGTAGTCGAGGTCACTGATGGTAAGCAGTGTTTAGATGCTTTCATGACTGTCAAACCGGACATAGTTTTGCTAGATGCGGTGATGCCTGTAATGGATGGCTTTACCTGCTGTAAGCACTTACTCCAGATTGCCAGAAATAATTTGATGTCGGCATTGGCAACCTTTGATACTGATTCTGCCCTAGGGAATACGGTGATATCTAAACTATGGGGACGCACCCCCATTGTGATGATCACCAGCTTGAATGATGAATCTTCTGTAGACCTAGCCTTTGAAGCAGGGGCAACTGATTACGTGACTAAGCCAATCCACTGGCCGGTGTTGCGTCAGAGGTTACGACGGCTGCTGCAACAAGCACAAGTTTACAAACAGTTGGAGGCGGCAAATCAAGCTTTGCAGCAGCTAGCCAATGTGGATGCTTTAACTAATTTGGCTAATCGTCGACGCTTTGACGATTATCTCAAGGCTCAGTGGATTAATTTAGCACAGGATAAATTGCCCCTGTCACTAATTCTTTGTGATATAGACTTTTTTAAATTTTACAACGATCAATATGGTCATCCGGCTGGGGATGTCTGCTTACACAAGGTGGGTGCTGTTTTAAGTAGTAAGGCACAGAAAACCCAGGATTTAGTAGCCCGTTATGGGGGTGAAGAGTTTGCTGTGATTATGCCCAACACTAAAGCATTTGGGGCATTTTACGTTGCCGAAGCCATGCAAGCAGGAGTGAGGGATTTGCAAATTGTTCATCAGCGGTCTCCTGTGAGTAAGTACGTCACCCTAAGTATGGGGGTGGCAACTACTGTACCTACTTGGGAAGTTTCACCAATAGATTTGATTGTGGCGGCAGATAAGGCACTGTATCAAGCAAAAGCACAGGGGCGCGATCAGATTTTCCCCAAACAAGCAAGTAGGTAG
- a CDS encoding histidine kinase translates to MLKHDYMQVSQDQPIYSEAPLQLLLFIDGRPKSRQQVQRLRAHLKELEAEYSFELQIIDVGQQPHLAEHFKLVATPALIKIHPEPRQVLAGSNIIAQLKTWWPRWQSAVDTFLKMQEDLQERIDENTWVASPKSTIRSVAASAELIRLSDEIFRLKQEKEKLQEQLQFKDRVIAMLAHDLRNPLTAAAIAIETLQTNYNVDTGEFQRLKPGMTAHLLKQARSQTRTIDRMIADLLQVGRGQDTELPITPQKMELGQLCLDVIEQLRDRYTSKSQKLETDIPNDLPCVYADPERMRQVLVNLLDNAIKYTPAGGTISVAGLHRTTQKIQFSIGDTGPGIPQENRDRIFENHFRLQRDEGTDGYGIGLCLCQRIVRAHYGQIWVDSAPNGGAWFHFTLPVYPS, encoded by the coding sequence GTGCTGAAACACGATTACATGCAAGTTTCCCAGGATCAGCCGATCTATTCTGAGGCTCCACTCCAGCTGTTGCTGTTTATTGATGGACGCCCAAAGTCCCGACAGCAGGTTCAGCGACTACGCGCCCATCTGAAGGAATTAGAGGCTGAATATAGCTTTGAACTTCAAATCATCGATGTCGGGCAACAACCCCATTTGGCGGAACACTTTAAATTGGTAGCAACGCCCGCTTTGATTAAAATCCACCCGGAACCCCGGCAGGTACTAGCCGGGAGTAATATTATTGCCCAATTGAAAACCTGGTGGCCTCGCTGGCAATCTGCCGTAGACACCTTCTTGAAAATGCAAGAAGACTTACAAGAACGTATAGATGAAAATACTTGGGTAGCATCACCCAAATCGACAATTCGCTCAGTGGCTGCTTCTGCCGAACTGATCAGACTATCAGACGAAATTTTTCGCTTGAAGCAGGAAAAAGAGAAACTTCAGGAACAGCTACAGTTTAAAGACCGAGTGATTGCGATGCTAGCACATGACCTCCGCAATCCTTTAACGGCTGCGGCGATCGCGATTGAAACTCTCCAAACTAACTACAATGTAGATACGGGTGAGTTTCAGCGACTCAAACCAGGCATGACGGCGCATTTATTAAAACAAGCCCGCAGCCAAACCCGGACGATTGATCGGATGATTGCTGACCTTTTGCAAGTGGGTCGTGGTCAAGATACAGAACTACCGATTACACCGCAAAAGATGGAATTAGGGCAACTCTGCCTGGATGTAATCGAGCAATTGCGCGATCGCTACACCAGCAAATCCCAAAAGCTGGAAACAGATATCCCCAACGACTTACCCTGTGTGTATGCCGATCCTGAACGGATGCGCCAAGTGCTAGTAAATCTGCTGGATAATGCCATTAAATATACTCCTGCTGGTGGCACAATCAGCGTTGCTGGACTGCACCGTACTACCCAAAAAATTCAGTTCAGTATTGGTGACACTGGCCCTGGCATTCCCCAAGAAAATCGCGATCGCATCTTTGAAAATCACTTCCGTCTACAACGTGATGAAGGTACGGACGGTTACGGCATTGGTCTTTGTTTATGCCAACGCATTGTCCGGGCACATTATGGTCAAATTTGGGTAGACTCAGCCCCTAATGGTGGAGCCTGGTTCCACTTCACGTTACCAGTTTATCCGTCTTAG
- a CDS encoding S-layer homology domain-containing protein: MLPCKSPSVFLSLAVLLSSLTACANGPVAKNLEQSLAADPRLQDNSVVFGEAQGKKPLLQPTESTVQLPADFPKDIPIYPNAKLEEVKKATDSENRVLTRWQSSDPSNFIASFYRNQFQANNWQILRQPTEEGSGTFEARRQNLLLKVAVAPKSVTTATANQPQTSTELLIEYVPNSTATTQPNPTQNSQLPQPGDAQFIGPVLPDTNLATQPTTTPDNQTTPTATSESPEFNDLNKVPPEWRQHIQDLAALGIFSQDSKATKNNFEPGKIITHREYAHWLVAANNAMNANNPAKQIRLASETAQPAFSDVSAKDPDFAAIQGLAEAGLIPSALSGDSTAVLFRPDAPLTREQLLLWKIPLDTRQALPAANLDAVKQTWGFQDVGKIDPKALRAVLADFQNGEQSNIRRVFGYTTLFQPKKPVTRGEAAAALWYFGTQGEGISAAEALKLKR; encoded by the coding sequence GTGTTGCCTTGTAAATCTCCATCTGTCTTTCTGAGTTTGGCTGTTTTACTGTCTTCCTTAACAGCCTGTGCTAACGGCCCAGTCGCCAAAAACCTGGAGCAGTCCTTGGCGGCAGATCCCAGGCTGCAAGACAACTCTGTTGTTTTTGGGGAAGCTCAAGGTAAAAAACCGCTCTTACAACCAACTGAATCAACAGTTCAATTACCAGCTGATTTTCCCAAAGATATCCCCATATATCCCAATGCCAAACTTGAGGAAGTTAAAAAAGCAACTGACTCAGAAAATAGAGTCTTAACTCGTTGGCAAAGTTCTGACCCTAGCAATTTTATAGCCAGCTTTTATCGCAACCAATTTCAGGCAAACAACTGGCAAATTTTGCGACAACCGACAGAAGAAGGGAGCGGTACTTTTGAAGCGCGGCGTCAAAATTTGCTGTTGAAGGTTGCAGTTGCGCCGAAATCTGTCACAACAGCCACAGCCAATCAACCACAAACATCGACTGAACTATTGATTGAGTACGTACCTAATAGTACTGCCACCACTCAACCTAACCCAACTCAAAATTCTCAGCTTCCCCAACCAGGTGATGCACAGTTTATTGGCCCAGTACTACCCGATACCAATTTGGCAACACAACCAACCACCACACCTGACAACCAAACAACCCCAACGGCTACATCAGAATCTCCAGAATTCAATGATTTAAACAAAGTGCCGCCAGAATGGCGTCAACACATCCAAGACTTGGCAGCATTAGGGATTTTCTCTCAAGATTCAAAGGCAACTAAAAACAACTTTGAACCGGGTAAAATCATCACCCACCGGGAATATGCTCATTGGCTAGTTGCTGCTAATAATGCGATGAATGCTAACAATCCAGCCAAACAAATTCGCTTGGCATCAGAAACTGCTCAACCAGCTTTTAGTGATGTGTCCGCAAAAGACCCTGATTTTGCCGCTATTCAGGGGTTAGCTGAAGCTGGGTTAATTCCTAGTGCTTTGTCTGGAGATTCCACAGCCGTTTTGTTTCGTCCTGATGCACCCCTAACGCGGGAGCAGTTGCTACTGTGGAAAATACCCCTCGATACTCGCCAAGCCTTACCCGCTGCCAACTTAGATGCAGTTAAGCAAACTTGGGGTTTTCAAGATGTAGGAAAAATTGACCCCAAGGCATTACGCGCTGTGTTGGCTGATTTCCAGAATGGTGAACAATCGAATATTCGCCGGGTATTTGGCTATACGACCCTGTTTCAACCCAAAAAACCAGTGACTCGCGGTGAGGCGGCTGCTGCTTTGTGGTACTTCGGTACTCAGGGTGAGGGGATATCGGCTGCTGAGGCTCTGAAGTTAAAGCGATAG
- a CDS encoding SGNH/GDSL hydrolase family protein, which produces MKNQVVAAGFVIFSFMLPLKANAATFSQIYAFGDSLVDNGNAYQLTGGAIPPEPFYDNGRFSNGPVWVEYLANALGIQETNYAVGGANTNTSNTLIPNNPLNLPGLTQQIQTFVASYPQADENALYVVWAGANDYLGAGVTNPLLPVNNLASTVATLASVGAKNFLVVNLPDLGKLPGTKGSPFSGGLNYLTGLHNSALSQTLNGLNQQQPNINITLLDINSLINQAIASPGKFGFTNVTDPCLNLDAQTICANPDEYLFWDAIHPTTSTHKIVAGAALVAVPESSPVLGMLALGALGATALLKRKQKKSPLTPASRVLAAQSSHIKVEN; this is translated from the coding sequence ATGAAAAACCAAGTTGTAGCGGCAGGATTTGTCATCTTTTCTTTCATGTTGCCCCTGAAAGCGAATGCGGCAACTTTTAGTCAAATTTACGCTTTTGGCGACAGCCTGGTTGATAATGGCAATGCCTACCAGTTAACAGGCGGGGCTATTCCCCCAGAGCCATTCTACGATAACGGGCGTTTTTCTAATGGCCCAGTTTGGGTGGAGTATCTCGCAAATGCTCTAGGAATACAGGAAACCAACTACGCAGTGGGTGGTGCGAATACAAATACCTCTAACACCTTGATTCCTAACAACCCCCTGAATTTGCCAGGGTTGACGCAACAAATCCAGACCTTTGTGGCAAGTTATCCCCAAGCTGACGAGAACGCCCTGTATGTAGTCTGGGCTGGTGCTAATGATTACCTTGGTGCTGGGGTGACAAATCCTCTGCTACCAGTGAATAATTTGGCAAGTACAGTGGCAACACTTGCCTCCGTCGGCGCTAAAAATTTCTTGGTGGTTAATTTGCCTGATTTAGGTAAGCTTCCCGGCACTAAAGGGAGTCCTTTTTCTGGTGGACTTAACTACTTAACTGGACTTCATAATTCTGCTTTAAGTCAAACTCTCAATGGTTTGAATCAGCAGCAACCAAACATCAACATCACTCTTCTCGATATTAATTCTTTAATTAATCAAGCGATCGCATCTCCAGGCAAATTTGGTTTCACTAATGTTACTGACCCTTGCTTAAACCTGGATGCTCAAACAATCTGTGCTAACCCAGATGAGTATTTGTTTTGGGACGCGATTCATCCCACAACCTCCACTCATAAAATTGTCGCAGGAGCCGCATTGGTGGCAGTTCCCGAATCTTCGCCTGTGTTGGGGATGTTGGCTTTAGGGGCTTTGGGTGCAACAGCATTGCTCAAGCGCAAACAAAAAAAGTCACCGCTTACTCCAGCAAGTCGGGTTCTTGCCGCACAATCAAGTCATATAAAGGTTGAAAACTAA